One Urechidicola croceus genomic window, CATTAAGAGCAAACCCTAAAGATGATGAAACTCGATATAATTTGGCACTTGCTCAAAAGATGTTGAATGACCAGAATCAAAATCAAGACCAAAATCAAGATCAAAATCAAGATAAGAAAGATGATCAGAACAAAGAAAATCAAGACGATCAAAAACAAGATGAAAATCAAGATAAGAAAGAAGGTGATGATGAGCAGGATAATCAAGATAAAAAGGACGGTGATGATAAGCAAGACGAAAACAAAGAAAATCCTGAAAAAGATAAAAAAGACGATAATCAGCAGCCAAAACCACAACCCGGAAAATTATCTCCTCAACAAGTAGAACAACTTTTAGAAGCGATGAATAATGAAGAAAAGAAGACACAGGAGAAAATGAATGCAAAGAAAGAGCGTGGTAAAAAAATAAAACAAGAAAAAGATTGGTAAGTTTGTCATATGAGTATTAAACAAGTTTTCATATCATTTTTTATACTATTCACAACAGTATCATTATCAGCTCAAGAAATAGTTGAGTTGACTACTTCTGTGAGTAAAAAGGAATTGGGAATAAATCAACGTTTAAAAATTGAGTTTTCAATAAATAAACAAGGCGGAGATAATTTTGAACCTCCAAAATTTGAAAA contains:
- a CDS encoding tetratricopeptide repeat protein; this translates as MKKLIIILFILPLTLFSQQDKTELQKEARRLVREGNELYNQLKFADAEVAYKKALENDPNYEIAAYNLGNSLAQQNRNKEAIAEYEKVVKTTKDKMTRAQTMHNIGNSYYQDKDFQNAVESYKNSLRANPKDDETRYNLALAQKMLNDQNQNQDQNQDQNQDKKDDQNKENQDDQKQDENQDKKEGDDEQDNQDKKDGDDKQDENKENPEKDKKDDNQQPKPQPGKLSPQQVEQLLEAMNNEEKKTQEKMNAKKERGKKIKQEKDW